The segment CGAGATCGTCTTTGCCGCACGGACGGAATTCTAGGCCTCGCCCTACGTCAGCTCGTCCATCGCGCGGTTGGCCAACTCGTCGGCCCTGATATTGCCCGCGTTATCCGCATGACCCTTGACCTTGTGGAAGCGTATGTCGGCAAAGCGATCACGCTCCTCGTCAAGCGCAATCCACAGCTCCTTGTTCGCAACAGGTTGCTTTTTTGAGTTGACCCATCCCTTGCGTTTCCATCCCTCAATCCACGAGGTGATGCCGCCGAGCACATAGGCACTGTCGAGGTACACGTCGGTCGGAACCGCCTTGTTCTTGATGGCACGCAGGCCCTCGATGGCTGCCGTCAACTCCATCTTGTTGTTGGTGGTGTCGTGCTCGCCTCCGTAGAGCTCCTTCTCGTGCTCTCCCCAGACGAGGTAAACACCCCAGCCGCCCACATTGCTATCGCTCTGATTGCCACGGCAGCCGCCATCGCAGTAGATTTCCAGTCTTGTCATGGCCGCCTACTGACGGTAGTAGGTCAGGAAGTCTTCGATTGCGTCCATCGCCTCGCCAAGCGTGCGACGGCGCGGCAGGTAAACGATGCGGAAATGGTCGGTGTCGGTGCAGTTGAAGCCGCTTCCCTGGACGATGAGCACCTTCTTGTCCTTGAGCAAGTCGAGCGCGAATCGCTCGTCATCGGTGATGTTGAAGCGCTTCTTGTCGAGCTTGGGGAAAATGTAGAACGCGGCCTTGGGCTTCACGACGCTCACGCCGGGCATCTCGCACAGGCGATCGTAGACGAAGTTGCGCTGCTCGTATATGCGGCCACCGGGGACCACGTAATTGCGCACGCTCTGATGCCCCCAGAGTGCCGTCTGCACGATGGACTGCGCCGGTACGTTGGAGCACAGACGCATGTTCGTGAGCATGTTGAGACCCTCGATGTAATCCCGGGCAATGCGCTTGTTGCCGGAAAGCGCCATCCATCCGATGCGGTAGCCCGCAATCATGTGCGACTTCGATAGGCCCGAGAAGGTGACGCAGAACAAATCCGGTGCAAGCGACGCGATGGAGATGTGCTCCCCCTCGCCTTCCATGACGAGACGATCGTAAATCTCGTCGGAGAAAATCATGAGCTGGTGCTCACGGGCGATATCCACGATTTCCTGCAGCACCTCGCGTGGGTACAGCGCGCCCGTAGGATTGTTGGGATTGATGATGACAATGGCCTTGGTACGCGGCGTGATCTTGGAGCGAATGTCATCAAGGTCGGGATACCATTCCGCCTCCTCGTCGCAGACGTAATGCACGGGATGACCACCCGCGAGCGTGGCACAGGCCGTCCACAGCGGATAATCGGGCATGGGCAGAAGAATCTCGTCGCCATCGTCGAGCAGGGCCGACATGCAGATGTTGATGAGCTCGGAGACGCCATTGCCTGTGTAGATGTCCTCCATCTGCACGTTGGGCAGCCCTTTGAGCTGGTAGTACTGCATGATGGCTTTGCGGGCAGACCACAGGCCCTTCGAATCCGAATAGCCCTCGCAGTCCGCAAGCTGCAGCGACATGTCGTGCACGACCTCATCGACCGCACGAAAGCCGAAAGGCGCCGGATTGCCGATGTTGAGCTTGAGCACGTGCATGCCCGCCTGTTCCATGCGGTTTGCCTCGTCGAGCACCGGGCCACGTACGTCGTAGAGAACGTTGTCGAGCTTCGTGGACTTCTTGAACTGACGCAAGGGTGCCGGCTCTTCCTCGATTGGCCATCTATCCACGTGCGGATGCTGCGGCTCCTCACCTGCCTGCTGGCCCGGATTGAGCCAGTCCGCTGCGACATCGAGTGCCTGGGCAAGGAAGTTCAACGTTGATTTGCGCGGTATGGTCTTGCCGCTCACGTATTGGCTCAGCTGGCTCTTGCCCAGCTTGACGCCCTGGATTTCGGCCTGTCGTAGCAAGTCGACCTGCTTGAGGCCGCTCGCCTTCATCGCTTCTCTGAGTCGTTCGGCAAAAACAGATGAGTTCATTTTCTGCTCCATAAGTTCAATTTACTGGTCACAAAGTTCATTTTTAGCAGAATAGCATAACGAAACAACCAGAAGGTTCAATATCAGAAAATACGGTAGGGGATCAGTCGCATTTAACGGAACATGCTATCAAGCAACCTGGCGTCGGACAGGCCGTCGAGTCTATTTTGCTGCATCCGTGCGGGCAGGCTGTGAAGCGGAGGTCCAAGGGAGCGCGCCGTAAAGACCGCGAAGCGGGCTGTCGGGAAGCGACCGTCGGAGCGGAGCAGCCTGCCCACACGGATTCCCACATTCCAAAAGCAAAAAGCGAACGCTTGTTCGTGTCACAGTCATCCCCTATACTTTCGTGCCATGGAAGAGAGCAGCAAAAAGCAACGGTCGTACGTCGCAATCGACCTCAAGTCCTTCTACGCATCGGTCGAGTGTGCCGAGCGTGGCCTCGATGCGCTCACGACCAACCTCGTCGTGGCAGACAAGCGTCGCACCGAGAAGACCATATGCCTCGCCGTCTCTCCTTCTCTCAAGGCGCACGGCATCTCGGGCAGGGCGCGCCTCTTCGAGGTCATCCAGGCCGTCAAGAAGATCAACGCCCAGCGCAGGGCGCAGGCGCCGGGCCGCAAGCTCGTAGGCTCCTCAAGCAATGCCATCGAGCTATCCCAACACCCCGAGCTCGCCCTCGACTATGTCATCGCCCCGCCACGCATGGCCCTCTACCTGCAACGCAGTACGGAGATTTACGAGATATACCTGCGTCATGTCGCTCCCGAGGACATCCACGTCTACTCCATCGACGAGGTCTTCATCGACGTGACGGGCTACCTGCGCACGGCCGGCATGACGGCACACGAGTTCGCCGCCATGCTCATCGCGGACGTTCTGGCCGAGACGGGCATTACGGCCACGGTCGGTCTCGGTACCAACCTCTACCTTGCCAAAGTCGCGATGGATATCGTTGCCAAGCACATACCCGCCGGTCCAGATGGGGCCCGCATCGCCGAGCTCGACGAGATGAGCTATCGCCGCCTGCTCTGGAACCATCGCCCTCTCACGGACTTCTGGCGTGTGGGCCTCGCGACAGCTCGCAAGCTCGACCAGGTGGGGCTCGGCACGATGGGGGATATCGCCCGGGCATCGGTTGCCGGTCCGCAGGCAAGCAGGAACGAGGACACGCTCTACGACCTCTTCGGCGTGAACGCCGAGCTGCTCATCGACCACGCCTGGGGCTGGGAGCCCTGCACGCTCGCAGATGTGCGGGCATATCGTCCCGAGTCCAACAGCCTCGGCTCGGGGCAAGTGTTGCAATGCCCTTACCCCTTCGAGAAGACGCGCCTCGTCATGCGCGAGATGGCCGAGCAGCTCAGCCTCGACCTTGTCGAGAAGGGCCTCGTCACCGCTCAAATCGTCATCACCGTCGGCTACGACAAGGAAAACCTCAGCGATCCCATCCGTGCGATGAAATACGATGGCCCCGTCACGACCGACCATTTCGGTCGTGACGTTCCCAAGCACGCGCACGGATCCATCAACTTGCCGCAGTACACCTCGTCGTCACGTCTCATCATCGACGCCGCCCTCGAGCTCTTCGACTCGACCGTCAACCCACACCTGCTCGCCCGTCGC is part of the Coriobacteriia bacterium genome and harbors:
- a CDS encoding ribonuclease HI, which encodes MTRLEIYCDGGCRGNQSDSNVGGWGVYLVWGEHEKELYGGEHDTTNNKMELTAAIEGLRAIKNKAVPTDVYLDSAYVLGGITSWIEGWKRKGWVNSKKQPVANKELWIALDEERDRFADIRFHKVKGHADNAGNIRADELANRAMDELT
- a CDS encoding aspartate aminotransferase, encoding MNSSVFAERLREAMKASGLKQVDLLRQAEIQGVKLGKSQLSQYVSGKTIPRKSTLNFLAQALDVAADWLNPGQQAGEEPQHPHVDRWPIEEEPAPLRQFKKSTKLDNVLYDVRGPVLDEANRMEQAGMHVLKLNIGNPAPFGFRAVDEVVHDMSLQLADCEGYSDSKGLWSARKAIMQYYQLKGLPNVQMEDIYTGNGVSELINICMSALLDDGDEILLPMPDYPLWTACATLAGGHPVHYVCDEEAEWYPDLDDIRSKITPRTKAIVIINPNNPTGALYPREVLQEIVDIAREHQLMIFSDEIYDRLVMEGEGEHISIASLAPDLFCVTFSGLSKSHMIAGYRIGWMALSGNKRIARDYIEGLNMLTNMRLCSNVPAQSIVQTALWGHQSVRNYVVPGGRIYEQRNFVYDRLCEMPGVSVVKPKAAFYIFPKLDKKRFNITDDERFALDLLKDKKVLIVQGSGFNCTDTDHFRIVYLPRRRTLGEAMDAIEDFLTYYRQ
- a CDS encoding DNA methylase; the encoded protein is MEESSKKQRSYVAIDLKSFYASVECAERGLDALTTNLVVADKRRTEKTICLAVSPSLKAHGISGRARLFEVIQAVKKINAQRRAQAPGRKLVGSSSNAIELSQHPELALDYVIAPPRMALYLQRSTEIYEIYLRHVAPEDIHVYSIDEVFIDVTGYLRTAGMTAHEFAAMLIADVLAETGITATVGLGTNLYLAKVAMDIVAKHIPAGPDGARIAELDEMSYRRLLWNHRPLTDFWRVGLATARKLDQVGLGTMGDIARASVAGPQASRNEDTLYDLFGVNAELLIDHAWGWEPCTLADVRAYRPESNSLGSGQVLQCPYPFEKTRLVMREMAEQLSLDLVEKGLVTAQIVITVGYDKENLSDPIRAMKYDGPVTTDHFGRDVPKHAHGSINLPQYTSSSRLIIDAALELFDSTVNPHLLARRLNITACDVKREQESTQDAPQEEQLELFADYDEDEHANAVKEQELTQEHRRQEAILAARRRFGKNAVLKGMNLQEGATQTQRNKQIGGHQA